One window from the genome of Glycine soja cultivar W05 chromosome 12, ASM419377v2, whole genome shotgun sequence encodes:
- the LOC114379206 gene encoding pentatricopeptide repeat-containing protein At2g27800, mitochondrial-like isoform X2: MLSFGRNCCFKYPGTYFRRRNASNHTNTILSTNSFCPKFPDPNYPFGKNPRSTHFFHHAHKLDLFLFQINTSYTQFPIPFAPFNSHYSTKAPSRSYQRRARKRLLKSSKPTLDQAQFQLALSQLPPRFTPEELCNVIARQNDPLVCLELFHWASQQPRFRHDVSTFHITIKKLGAAKMYQEMDDIVNQLLAVPLIGSEALFNMVIYYFTQARKLTRAVNVFKHMKSRRNLNCFFRPSIRTYNILFAAFLGRGSNSYINHVYMETIRCLFRQMVKDGIKPDIFSLNSMIKGYVLSLHVNDALRIFHQMGVIYDCPPNALTYDCLIHGLCAQGRTNNAKELYSEMKTKGFVPSSKSYNSLVNSLALGGEIEEAVNYLWEMTDKQRSADFITYKTVLDEICRRGTVQEGTRFLQELQEKDLVDGHAYRKLLYVLEDDYGNSVSRIDSDAAFLVSTEN; this comes from the exons atgttatcCTTTGGTAGAAATTGCTGCTTCAAATATCCTGGTACCTACTTCAGGAGGAGGAATGCCTCAAATCATACTAATACTATACTCTCCACAAACTCATTTTGCCCCAAATTTCCTGACCCCAATTACCCTTTTGGAAAAAATCCACGGAGTACTCATTTCTTTCACCATGCCCACAAACTTGACCTCTTTTTATTCCAAATCAACACTAGTTACACTCAATTTCCCATCCCATTTGCACCCTTTAATTCTCACTATTCAACGAAGGCTCCTTCAAGATCTTACCAAAGACGAGCTCGAAAGAGGTTGTTAAAGTCCTCCAAGCCTACACTAGACCAAGCCCAATTTCAGCTGGCTCTGTCCCAACTTCCCCCGAGGTTCACTCCTGAAGAACTCTGCAATGTGATTGCTCGACAAAATGACCCTTTAGTTTGCTTAGAATTGTTTCACTGGGCGTCTCAGCAGCCCCGCTTTCGACACGATGTGTCCACGTTTCATATCACCATAAAGAAGCTTGGCGCTGCAAAGATGTACCAAGAAATGGATGATATTGTGAACCAACTGCTTGCAGTTCCTTTAATTGGTTCAGAGGCATTGTTCAACATGGTTATATATTATTTCACTCAGGCACGGAAATTGACTAGAGCTGTCAATGTGTTTAAGCACATGAAAAGtagaagaaatttgaattgcttTTTTAGGCCTTCTATCAGGacatataatattctttttgcCGCATTTTTGGGTAGAGGGAGCAACTCTTATATAAACCATGTGTATATGGAAACAATTAGGTGTTTGTTCAGGCAAATGGTCAAGGATGGCATTAAGCCTGATATTTTTTCATTGAATTCTATGATCAAAGGATATGTGCTATCTCTTCATGTTAATGATGCGTTGAGGATATTTCATCAGATGGGTGTGATCTATGATTGCCCGCCCAACGCACTAACATACGATTGCTTGATTCACGGTTTGTGTGCCCAAGGCAGAACAAATAATGCTAAAGAATTGTATTCTGAAATGAAGACGAAAGGTTTTGTTCCTAGTAGTAAATCTTATAATTCGCTTGTCAATTCTTTGGCACTTGGTGGAGAGATTGAGGAGGCAGTAAATTATCTGTGGGAGATGACTGATAAGCAAAGGTCAGCTGATTTTATTACATATAAGACTGTACTGGATGAGATATGTAGACGAGGAACAGTTCAGGAGGGCACGAGGTTTTTGCAGGAGTTGCAAGAAAAGGACCTTGTAGACGGGCATGCTTATAGGAAGCTTCTATATGTGCTTGAAGATGACTATGGGAATTCAGTGAGCAGAATTGATTCAG ATGCCGCCTTCTTGGTCAGCACAGAAAATTGA
- the LOC114379206 gene encoding pentatricopeptide repeat-containing protein At2g27800, mitochondrial-like isoform X1, with product MLSFGRNCCFKYPGTYFRRRNASNHTNTILSTNSFCPKFPDPNYPFGKNPRSTHFFHHAHKLDLFLFQINTSYTQFPIPFAPFNSHYSTKAPSRSYQRRARKRLLKSSKPTLDQAQFQLALSQLPPRFTPEELCNVIARQNDPLVCLELFHWASQQPRFRHDVSTFHITIKKLGAAKMYQEMDDIVNQLLAVPLIGSEALFNMVIYYFTQARKLTRAVNVFKHMKSRRNLNCFFRPSIRTYNILFAAFLGRGSNSYINHVYMETIRCLFRQMVKDGIKPDIFSLNSMIKGYVLSLHVNDALRIFHQMGVIYDCPPNALTYDCLIHGLCAQGRTNNAKELYSEMKTKGFVPSSKSYNSLVNSLALGGEIEEAVNYLWEMTDKQRSADFITYKTVLDEICRRGTVQEGTRFLQELQEKDLVDGHAYRKLLYVLEDDYGNSVSRIDSASFLSSLFPSANTLPSSWAVG from the exons atgttatcCTTTGGTAGAAATTGCTGCTTCAAATATCCTGGTACCTACTTCAGGAGGAGGAATGCCTCAAATCATACTAATACTATACTCTCCACAAACTCATTTTGCCCCAAATTTCCTGACCCCAATTACCCTTTTGGAAAAAATCCACGGAGTACTCATTTCTTTCACCATGCCCACAAACTTGACCTCTTTTTATTCCAAATCAACACTAGTTACACTCAATTTCCCATCCCATTTGCACCCTTTAATTCTCACTATTCAACGAAGGCTCCTTCAAGATCTTACCAAAGACGAGCTCGAAAGAGGTTGTTAAAGTCCTCCAAGCCTACACTAGACCAAGCCCAATTTCAGCTGGCTCTGTCCCAACTTCCCCCGAGGTTCACTCCTGAAGAACTCTGCAATGTGATTGCTCGACAAAATGACCCTTTAGTTTGCTTAGAATTGTTTCACTGGGCGTCTCAGCAGCCCCGCTTTCGACACGATGTGTCCACGTTTCATATCACCATAAAGAAGCTTGGCGCTGCAAAGATGTACCAAGAAATGGATGATATTGTGAACCAACTGCTTGCAGTTCCTTTAATTGGTTCAGAGGCATTGTTCAACATGGTTATATATTATTTCACTCAGGCACGGAAATTGACTAGAGCTGTCAATGTGTTTAAGCACATGAAAAGtagaagaaatttgaattgcttTTTTAGGCCTTCTATCAGGacatataatattctttttgcCGCATTTTTGGGTAGAGGGAGCAACTCTTATATAAACCATGTGTATATGGAAACAATTAGGTGTTTGTTCAGGCAAATGGTCAAGGATGGCATTAAGCCTGATATTTTTTCATTGAATTCTATGATCAAAGGATATGTGCTATCTCTTCATGTTAATGATGCGTTGAGGATATTTCATCAGATGGGTGTGATCTATGATTGCCCGCCCAACGCACTAACATACGATTGCTTGATTCACGGTTTGTGTGCCCAAGGCAGAACAAATAATGCTAAAGAATTGTATTCTGAAATGAAGACGAAAGGTTTTGTTCCTAGTAGTAAATCTTATAATTCGCTTGTCAATTCTTTGGCACTTGGTGGAGAGATTGAGGAGGCAGTAAATTATCTGTGGGAGATGACTGATAAGCAAAGGTCAGCTGATTTTATTACATATAAGACTGTACTGGATGAGATATGTAGACGAGGAACAGTTCAGGAGGGCACGAGGTTTTTGCAGGAGTTGCAAGAAAAGGACCTTGTAGACGGGCATGCTTATAGGAAGCTTCTATATGTGCTTGAAGATGACTATGGGAATTCAGTGAGCAGAATTGATTCAG CTTCCTTCCTATCATCCCTCTTCCCGTCTGCAAACACCTTGCCCTCTTCTTGGGCTGTTGGATGA
- the LOC114379206 gene encoding pentatricopeptide repeat-containing protein At2g27800, mitochondrial-like isoform X3 — protein sequence MLSFGRNCCFKYPGTYFRRRNASNHTNTILSTNSFCPKFPDPNYPFGKNPRSTHFFHHAHKLDLFLFQINTSYTQFPIPFAPFNSHYSTKAPSRSYQRRARKRLLKSSKPTLDQAQFQLALSQLPPRFTPEELCNVIARQNDPLVCLELFHWASQQPRFRHDVSTFHITIKKLGAAKMYQEMDDIVNQLLAVPLIGSEALFNMVIYYFTQARKLTRAVNVFKHMKSRRNLNCFFRPSIRTYNILFAAFLGRGSNSYINHVYMETIRCLFRQMVKDGIKPDIFSLNSMIKGYVLSLHVNDALRIFHQMGVIYDCPPNALTYDCLIHGLCAQGRTNNAKELYSEMKTKGFVPSSKSYNSLVNSLALGGEIEEAVNYLWEMTDKQRSADFITYKTVLDEICRRGTVQEGTRFLQELQEKDLVDGHAYRKLLYVLEDDYGNSVSRIDSVGL from the exons atgttatcCTTTGGTAGAAATTGCTGCTTCAAATATCCTGGTACCTACTTCAGGAGGAGGAATGCCTCAAATCATACTAATACTATACTCTCCACAAACTCATTTTGCCCCAAATTTCCTGACCCCAATTACCCTTTTGGAAAAAATCCACGGAGTACTCATTTCTTTCACCATGCCCACAAACTTGACCTCTTTTTATTCCAAATCAACACTAGTTACACTCAATTTCCCATCCCATTTGCACCCTTTAATTCTCACTATTCAACGAAGGCTCCTTCAAGATCTTACCAAAGACGAGCTCGAAAGAGGTTGTTAAAGTCCTCCAAGCCTACACTAGACCAAGCCCAATTTCAGCTGGCTCTGTCCCAACTTCCCCCGAGGTTCACTCCTGAAGAACTCTGCAATGTGATTGCTCGACAAAATGACCCTTTAGTTTGCTTAGAATTGTTTCACTGGGCGTCTCAGCAGCCCCGCTTTCGACACGATGTGTCCACGTTTCATATCACCATAAAGAAGCTTGGCGCTGCAAAGATGTACCAAGAAATGGATGATATTGTGAACCAACTGCTTGCAGTTCCTTTAATTGGTTCAGAGGCATTGTTCAACATGGTTATATATTATTTCACTCAGGCACGGAAATTGACTAGAGCTGTCAATGTGTTTAAGCACATGAAAAGtagaagaaatttgaattgcttTTTTAGGCCTTCTATCAGGacatataatattctttttgcCGCATTTTTGGGTAGAGGGAGCAACTCTTATATAAACCATGTGTATATGGAAACAATTAGGTGTTTGTTCAGGCAAATGGTCAAGGATGGCATTAAGCCTGATATTTTTTCATTGAATTCTATGATCAAAGGATATGTGCTATCTCTTCATGTTAATGATGCGTTGAGGATATTTCATCAGATGGGTGTGATCTATGATTGCCCGCCCAACGCACTAACATACGATTGCTTGATTCACGGTTTGTGTGCCCAAGGCAGAACAAATAATGCTAAAGAATTGTATTCTGAAATGAAGACGAAAGGTTTTGTTCCTAGTAGTAAATCTTATAATTCGCTTGTCAATTCTTTGGCACTTGGTGGAGAGATTGAGGAGGCAGTAAATTATCTGTGGGAGATGACTGATAAGCAAAGGTCAGCTGATTTTATTACATATAAGACTGTACTGGATGAGATATGTAGACGAGGAACAGTTCAGGAGGGCACGAGGTTTTTGCAGGAGTTGCAAGAAAAGGACCTTGTAGACGGGCATGCTTATAGGAAGCTTCTATATGTGCTTGAAGATGACTATGGGAATTCAGTGAGCAGAATTGATTCAG TGGGTTTATAA